The proteins below come from a single uncultured Carboxylicivirga sp. genomic window:
- a CDS encoding putative Ig domain-containing protein produces MKKVFKVFVLGIMLYLTQWNITQAQVSYGGTPPSFNQGIDLPVVNSIEVNLNVEKLKAGNLVSKQESNNPPCIAKAIPVSYDMENSGEWTSLPDGREMWQLRLKADDAIAMILSYDDFYIPECGKLFIYNAEKTHVLGAYTSETHPRGGSFSTEMVAGDDIILEYVSTKNRQEILNSQDLSSMPVISIDNVGYVFDNVVVKRFPKAAAVGTEIGESASCMININCSEGADWQTEKKGVCQMTMYVSNGPSGAGWYVCSGTLINNTAQDLTPYILTAFHCYHGSNEQDLTRWQFTFGYESPGCEDEMPVETHTIVGSYLRVAVPISGGSDGLLLELDEQVPLDWDVYYNGWDRRNEVIEGDGVGIHHPAGDIKKISTFKTYAESTWPGEDVGATDAHWRFKYVATENGHSVTEGGSSGSPLFASNHLVIGTLTGGNSTCTNVNGDNFYGKLAYHWDYYGDDPSTQMQSWLDPLGLGVMSLEGTAIDPTTPRIECDQKELELESSTELNVASAAQMVVVNGYNLEEDITISVEGPFEVSTDSENWSTETTLTIDGGDLYVRFMPTETGHFTGRITMSNALATSIYLNLKSSSCPDITFDTQNFPNASIDEPYSVAIEISNSRSDVLNYEITEGVLPEGLALEASTGVISGTPTQSGIFNFSTTVTDGNGCFASFDYEIYVVCNITTEFPFKEDFEFGYPSCWEQYYSVGTENWKLQTGGDGGENPNNAFNGDFNVSFNSQSYDGNSTMLVTPQLDISGLNNPVLSFAHAQPVWMVDQDILEIYYKTSALSDWTLLSSYTDDISDWTMDHINLPEAGSEYFIGFKAVSNFGYGVVLDDIIVASPVLEVTPSALSINDFVNENEEWIAALQYAGYDLAEEISINCGAPFMLSTDKLEWSTNITLPVTGGSIYIKYDAANTAEVDNIILANSTSTDVMVEVADISTGIEKSELSGVEVVNPFKNELSLKWEAAFSTIKIVDVAGRQVYYSNNLMDNNSLQIATSNWETGMYFVQLSGATDAVTIKVIKQQ; encoded by the coding sequence ATGAAAAAAGTATTTAAAGTTTTTGTGCTGGGTATAATGTTGTATTTAACGCAATGGAACATTACTCAGGCACAGGTGAGTTATGGAGGAACACCTCCAAGCTTTAACCAAGGTATTGATTTACCTGTTGTGAATTCAATAGAGGTAAATTTGAATGTGGAAAAATTGAAAGCCGGTAATCTGGTTAGTAAGCAAGAGTCGAATAATCCACCATGTATTGCAAAAGCAATTCCCGTATCATACGATATGGAGAATTCTGGTGAATGGACTTCATTACCTGATGGAAGAGAAATGTGGCAACTTCGATTGAAAGCAGATGATGCTATTGCAATGATTCTATCGTATGATGATTTCTACATTCCTGAATGTGGTAAGTTATTTATTTATAATGCTGAAAAAACGCATGTGTTAGGTGCTTATACTTCAGAAACACATCCTCGTGGAGGATCTTTTTCTACTGAGATGGTAGCAGGTGATGACATTATTTTGGAATATGTTTCAACCAAAAACAGACAAGAAATTCTTAATTCACAGGATTTAAGTAGTATGCCCGTTATTTCTATTGATAATGTTGGATATGTTTTTGATAATGTTGTAGTGAAACGTTTTCCTAAAGCTGCAGCTGTTGGTACAGAAATAGGCGAGTCGGCATCTTGTATGATTAATATTAATTGTAGCGAGGGTGCTGATTGGCAAACTGAGAAAAAAGGTGTTTGTCAGATGACAATGTATGTATCAAACGGTCCTTCTGGAGCTGGGTGGTATGTTTGTTCAGGAACATTGATAAATAATACAGCACAAGATCTAACTCCTTATATCTTAACTGCTTTTCACTGTTATCATGGCTCAAATGAACAGGATTTAACACGTTGGCAGTTTACTTTTGGATATGAATCACCCGGTTGCGAGGACGAGATGCCTGTTGAAACACATACTATTGTAGGTAGTTATTTAAGAGTAGCGGTTCCAATTTCAGGAGGATCTGATGGTTTACTTTTGGAGTTAGACGAACAAGTGCCTCTTGACTGGGATGTATATTACAACGGTTGGGATCGCAGAAACGAAGTGATTGAAGGCGATGGTGTAGGTATTCACCATCCGGCTGGAGATATCAAAAAAATATCTACGTTTAAAACATATGCTGAAAGTACCTGGCCAGGCGAAGATGTGGGTGCGACTGATGCTCACTGGCGATTCAAATATGTGGCTACAGAAAATGGGCATTCAGTAACTGAAGGAGGATCTTCCGGATCGCCATTATTTGCAAGTAATCATTTAGTTATTGGTACTTTAACAGGGGGTAACTCAACATGTACCAACGTTAACGGTGATAATTTTTATGGAAAACTTGCGTATCACTGGGATTACTATGGGGATGATCCTTCTACCCAAATGCAATCGTGGCTCGATCCTCTTGGATTAGGTGTTATGAGTCTGGAAGGAACAGCTATTGACCCAACAACACCTCGTATCGAATGCGATCAAAAGGAGTTGGAACTTGAAAGTTCAACGGAATTAAATGTTGCAAGTGCAGCTCAAATGGTGGTGGTGAATGGATATAATCTGGAAGAAGACATTACTATAAGCGTTGAAGGACCCTTTGAGGTTTCGACAGATAGCGAAAATTGGTCAACCGAAACGACTTTGACAATAGACGGTGGTGATTTATACGTACGTTTTATGCCAACCGAAACCGGACATTTTACAGGTAGAATTACCATGTCAAATGCTTTAGCAACAAGTATTTATTTAAATCTTAAGTCTTCTAGTTGTCCTGACATCACTTTTGATACACAAAACTTTCCTAATGCAAGTATTGATGAACCTTATTCGGTTGCTATCGAGATAAGTAATAGTAGAAGTGATGTGTTGAATTATGAAATTACCGAAGGTGTATTACCCGAAGGTTTAGCTTTGGAGGCATCAACAGGTGTTATATCCGGAACTCCAACCCAATCGGGTATATTTAATTTCTCAACCACGGTTACGGATGGAAATGGATGTTTTGCATCCTTCGATTATGAAATATATGTGGTTTGTAACATCACAACTGAATTTCCATTTAAAGAAGATTTTGAATTCGGATATCCTTCTTGCTGGGAACAATATTACTCAGTAGGTACCGAAAACTGGAAGTTGCAAACAGGAGGAGATGGAGGCGAAAATCCAAACAATGCTTTTAACGGCGATTTTAATGTGAGTTTCAATAGCCAGAGTTACGATGGAAATTCAACCATGTTAGTTACTCCTCAGTTGGATATTAGTGGTTTGAATAATCCTGTGTTGTCGTTTGCTCATGCTCAGCCTGTTTGGATGGTCGATCAGGATATTCTGGAAATCTATTACAAAACATCAGCCTTAAGCGATTGGACATTACTTTCGTCATATACCGATGATATTTCAGACTGGACAATGGATCATATTAATTTGCCAGAAGCCGGAAGTGAATATTTTATTGGATTTAAAGCAGTTTCTAATTTCGGATACGGTGTTGTGTTAGATGATATTATTGTGGCCTCTCCGGTATTGGAAGTGACGCCATCAGCATTGTCGATCAATGATTTTGTAAACGAAAATGAAGAATGGATAGCTGCACTTCAGTATGCTGGATATGATTTGGCTGAAGAAATATCAATTAATTGTGGTGCTCCATTTATGTTATCAACCGATAAATTGGAATGGTCAACCAATATAACACTTCCTGTTACAGGGGGATCGATTTACATAAAATACGATGCTGCAAATACCGCAGAGGTTGATAATATCATATTAGCCAATAGTACTTCAACAGATGTAATGGTAGAGGTTGCTGATATTTCAACCGGAATCGAAAAATCGGAATTAAGTGGTGTTGAGGTCGTCAATCCATTTAAAAACGAGCTTTCACTAAAATGGGAGGCTGCATTTAGCACCATTAAAATTGTAGATGTAGCAGGTCGTCAGGTGTATTATTCAAATAATCTGATGGATAATAATTCATTGCAAATAGCAACATCTAACTGGGAGACAGGAATGTATTTTGTGCAATTATCCGGTGCTACCGATGCTGTTACAATTAAGGTAATAAAACAACAATAA
- a CDS encoding choice-of-anchor J domain-containing protein — MRKIYLLFLFILCGITGTFAQTSGSEVLNESFEGAIFPPDNWLQKMASGTVSWSQMADPDPEFATDNKVISFEDYGNMDAYFITPQLYPTSENNQLEFRIKSGKYHFSGVELKVLVSTDYTNTDDFTTELLTLESGAAASDTGVVKEWVTHTIDLSDFNNQPVYVAFEAVGYTRGNFCIDDVSGVLVSQYENDLQVQDIVLPGNDPFIMENDEVSVSSTFKNNGTLDITDKVISVNIDGVESATETISLLAGEEITITKVLTLTKGNHYISFTCPDDDFLNNNEQGGYVMAYPTDALLESFEGESFPPMYWTSEGSWASGTYNSTHGTKNISCYKAGYKLITPKVNVLLGDSLCFDAVVSGTLEVASSVDGINWDVIESIELSGVYTANTYTIHFDDLENTDLVGKRYFAFELQGQYPSAYLDKVYGPAKVPVTDDFELQDFHITNTTSLYEGTEITFTAHVKNKGNDAASKNITLSINDNIVVEGISTGVIQPDGEEDVNFTWTPEVSYANAVFTAAIDADDYDGNNVLKQSVLIYPTTAMTLPYETDFEDLTQFPDFWSVGVNNGTTWQMKASDKFYSPTTTAHSGRSLIYFEASKPDTKVDLITPNLDLSERFYKVSFWLFREDFDYYMSREDKVDIYVSDVPNADNATLFGTVNRSTFMEPVIDDGGWHYYEFWADCENISEGFFIFQGVSSGSYRNVYIDDLKIEQGSSYDLSVIEPENQSVFWGNETIQSDIDISFTNFGALDVTNAIINWSIDEVEQPDVIWSGELAYNDTININIASALELSTNATHTIDITILVDGETNTVDNSKQIVIDARSAYALPFTEGFESSNTSFDYWTNVDADGDGFKWELSTENYTEGSQAIRSASFDDDKGEGLSPDNWLITPGILISTDAAQITFDVGTTDSQYFEEKYEVLVSESMDLESFTPLYTETFDKAEFKTVSVDLNNYKNKVVFIAFRHYDCTEKWFLNLDNVKVYSLNKIATFTVTANSLPLADAQISIEGIDETYTTNTQGKAYIDIADGVYNYTISMDGYTSAEGQFEMAGEDVSVDVSIVATAISQTQKSDLKVYPNPFSSLINISSTEEIASVSLYNAAGIEVIKQKETTIQTGGLARGIYLLVIEYANGDNVIQKLTK; from the coding sequence ATGAGGAAAATCTACTTATTATTCTTATTTATTCTGTGTGGGATAACAGGAACTTTTGCTCAAACGAGCGGAAGTGAAGTTTTAAACGAGAGCTTTGAAGGGGCGATTTTTCCTCCGGATAACTGGCTTCAAAAAATGGCGTCAGGAACCGTTTCATGGTCTCAAATGGCAGACCCAGATCCAGAGTTCGCGACAGACAACAAAGTAATTTCGTTTGAAGACTATGGTAATATGGATGCATATTTTATCACGCCACAGTTATATCCAACCAGTGAAAATAACCAATTAGAGTTTCGTATTAAATCAGGTAAATACCATTTTTCAGGTGTGGAACTTAAAGTGTTAGTGTCGACTGATTATACTAATACTGATGATTTTACCACAGAGTTATTGACTTTAGAAAGTGGTGCAGCTGCTTCGGATACTGGTGTAGTAAAAGAATGGGTTACACACACAATTGATTTATCGGATTTTAATAATCAACCTGTTTATGTGGCATTTGAAGCGGTTGGTTATACCCGTGGAAACTTTTGTATAGATGACGTTTCAGGTGTTTTAGTTTCACAATACGAAAATGATTTACAGGTGCAAGACATTGTGCTGCCTGGAAATGATCCTTTTATAATGGAAAATGATGAAGTATCAGTTTCATCAACATTTAAGAATAATGGAACTCTAGATATTACGGATAAGGTGATATCTGTTAATATAGATGGTGTTGAATCTGCAACAGAAACCATTTCATTATTAGCTGGCGAAGAGATTACCATAACAAAGGTTTTGACATTGACCAAAGGAAATCATTATATTTCGTTTACTTGTCCTGATGATGATTTCTTAAACAATAACGAACAAGGTGGCTATGTAATGGCTTATCCAACTGACGCTTTGCTAGAAAGTTTTGAGGGAGAATCTTTCCCTCCAATGTATTGGACTTCAGAAGGAAGTTGGGCGTCTGGTACTTATAATAGCACACATGGTACAAAAAATATTAGTTGTTATAAAGCTGGTTATAAGTTGATAACCCCTAAAGTGAATGTGTTATTGGGTGATTCGCTTTGTTTCGATGCTGTTGTAAGTGGTACTCTGGAGGTAGCAAGTTCTGTTGATGGAATTAATTGGGATGTTATTGAGTCGATTGAATTATCCGGTGTTTATACAGCTAATACTTATACTATTCATTTTGATGATTTAGAAAATACTGATTTAGTTGGTAAGCGTTATTTTGCCTTTGAATTACAAGGACAATATCCAAGTGCTTACCTTGATAAGGTATATGGTCCTGCCAAGGTGCCTGTAACTGATGATTTTGAATTGCAGGACTTTCATATAACTAATACTACGTCGTTATATGAGGGTACTGAAATTACCTTTACAGCACATGTTAAAAACAAAGGTAATGATGCAGCGAGCAAGAATATTACCTTGTCGATTAACGATAATATTGTTGTTGAGGGCATAAGTACAGGAGTGATTCAGCCTGATGGAGAAGAGGATGTGAACTTTACCTGGACACCTGAAGTTAGTTATGCAAATGCTGTTTTTACTGCAGCTATAGATGCGGATGATTATGATGGTAATAACGTTTTAAAACAGTCTGTTCTAATCTACCCAACAACAGCAATGACTTTACCCTATGAAACCGATTTTGAGGATTTAACTCAGTTTCCTGATTTCTGGTCAGTAGGAGTGAATAATGGTACAACATGGCAAATGAAAGCTAGTGATAAGTTTTATTCTCCAACAACTACAGCTCATAGTGGTAGATCATTAATATATTTTGAAGCTTCTAAGCCTGATACTAAAGTGGATTTAATTACTCCCAATCTGGATTTAAGTGAACGATTTTATAAGGTGTCATTTTGGTTGTTCCGCGAGGATTTTGATTATTATATGAGTAGAGAAGATAAGGTTGATATTTATGTTAGTGATGTTCCTAATGCCGATAACGCAACCTTATTTGGTACTGTTAATCGTTCTACTTTCATGGAGCCTGTTATTGATGATGGGGGATGGCATTACTATGAATTCTGGGCCGACTGTGAAAACATATCTGAAGGATTCTTTATTTTTCAAGGTGTAAGTTCTGGATCATATAGAAATGTATATATTGATGATTTAAAAATTGAGCAAGGGTCTTCTTATGATCTTTCCGTCATTGAGCCAGAAAATCAATCGGTATTTTGGGGTAATGAAACCATCCAGTCAGATATCGATATTTCGTTTACCAATTTTGGTGCATTGGATGTAACAAATGCTATAATTAACTGGAGTATTGATGAAGTGGAACAACCAGATGTGATATGGTCGGGCGAACTTGCATATAATGATACCATTAATATAAATATTGCTTCTGCTTTGGAACTGTCAACCAACGCTACTCACACGATTGATATTACAATACTTGTTGATGGTGAGACTAATACAGTTGATAATAGTAAGCAAATAGTAATTGATGCCAGATCAGCTTATGCTCTTCCATTTACAGAGGGATTTGAATCAAGCAATACGTCTTTTGACTATTGGACAAATGTAGATGCCGATGGAGATGGCTTTAAATGGGAGTTATCAACCGAGAATTATACCGAAGGAAGTCAGGCAATACGTTCAGCGTCGTTCGATGATGATAAAGGTGAAGGATTGTCACCCGATAACTGGTTAATAACACCGGGTATATTAATTTCGACCGATGCAGCTCAAATTACATTCGATGTAGGTACGACTGATAGTCAGTATTTTGAAGAAAAGTATGAAGTGCTGGTTTCTGAATCAATGGATTTAGAGTCATTTACTCCACTTTATACCGAGACTTTTGATAAGGCTGAATTTAAAACTGTTTCGGTAGATTTAAACAATTATAAAAATAAGGTGGTTTTCATTGCTTTCCGACATTACGATTGTACAGAAAAATGGTTCCTGAATCTTGATAATGTCAAGGTTTATAGCTTGAATAAAATAGCAACCTTTACTGTTACGGCTAATTCATTGCCATTGGCTGATGCCCAAATAAGTATCGAAGGCATCGATGAAACTTACACTACCAATACCCAAGGTAAAGCTTATATTGATATTGCTGATGGTGTTTATAACTATACCATTAGTATGGATGGATATACCTCTGCTGAAGGTCAGTTTGAAATGGCTGGTGAAGATGTTTCAGTGGATGTTAGCATTGTAGCGACTGCTATTTCGCAAACCCAAAAATCAGATTTGAAGGTCTATCCAAATCCGTTCAGTAGTCTTATAAATATCAGTAGTACAGAAGAAATTGCATCTGTTTCTCTATACAACGCGGCAGGTATCGAAGTGATAAAACAAAAAGAAACTACTATACAAACTGGTGGTTTAGCACGTGGTATTTATTTGCTTGTGATTGAATATGCAAATGGAGATAACGTAATACAAAAACTTACAAAGTAA
- a CDS encoding DUF6266 family protein, which translates to MARYKSINEGSSGRIGNVVTYQMYGKSYMRSLPGQYRDRKSEAQLAQRQKMQLINDFLGPYKDVLRITFVNEAIGRSAYMAAKSYNMLYAIVGEYPNQIIDYSQALVSKGNVLLPKEAKATKVQEGLLFEWELDEQADPFDTLLVIANMRGQYNTQFKFTGIERREGSFLWKWDRMGAEKYDIWLVFRDYMERGFSDSLWLGCL; encoded by the coding sequence ATGGCACGATACAAAAGTATAAATGAAGGATCTTCTGGCAGAATAGGAAATGTGGTAACTTATCAGATGTACGGTAAAAGCTATATGCGCTCTTTGCCTGGGCAATACAGAGACAGAAAGTCTGAGGCGCAATTAGCTCAGCGTCAGAAAATGCAGCTTATCAATGATTTTTTGGGACCTTATAAAGATGTCTTAAGAATAACCTTTGTAAATGAGGCGATAGGAAGATCAGCATATATGGCAGCAAAATCTTATAATATGCTTTATGCAATTGTGGGAGAATACCCAAATCAGATAATAGACTACTCACAAGCTTTAGTTAGTAAAGGGAATGTTCTATTACCTAAAGAGGCTAAGGCTACAAAGGTGCAAGAAGGTTTATTGTTTGAGTGGGAACTTGATGAGCAAGCTGATCCTTTTGATACACTATTGGTTATTGCCAATATGCGAGGTCAATATAATACGCAATTTAAATTTACCGGAATTGAGCGAAGAGAAGGGTCTTTTCTTTGGAAATGGGATAGAATGGGTGCTGAAAAATATGATATATGGTTAGTTTTCCGGGATTATATGGAGCGTGGTTTTAGTGATAGTTTGTGGCTTGGTTGTCTTTAA